One genomic segment of Gaiellales bacterium includes these proteins:
- a CDS encoding CoA ester lyase, protein MRLRRSCLAVPGSSPKMLAKAAVLAADQVFLDLEDAVSPLEKVDARANVVDALNRNDYSGKTRVVRINGVTTEWCLGDLLAVVGGAGRNLDCVMVPKVEDAGQLHFVDHVLTQLETEHRIEHRIGIEAQIENGRGAMNIREIAQATPRLETFIFGPGDYAANMGVGSLVIGSIDPDYPGDQWHFILSLIVTAARAYGVQAIDGPYTDIKNVDEYRRLCMRAKMVGYDGKWVLHPDQVGIANEVFAPSQEEFDRARRLLAAYEHATTVERRGAVMHEGQMIDEASRKIAEAVVARGVAAGMTAEGVPA, encoded by the coding sequence GTGCGGTTGCGACGTTCGTGCCTGGCGGTGCCGGGCTCATCGCCGAAGATGCTCGCGAAGGCGGCGGTGCTCGCCGCCGACCAGGTGTTCCTCGACCTCGAGGACGCCGTCTCGCCGCTCGAGAAGGTCGACGCCCGGGCCAACGTCGTCGATGCGCTGAACCGCAACGACTACTCGGGCAAGACGCGCGTCGTGCGGATCAACGGCGTGACGACGGAATGGTGCCTGGGCGACCTGCTCGCCGTCGTCGGGGGGGCCGGCCGCAACCTCGACTGCGTGATGGTGCCGAAGGTCGAGGATGCCGGGCAGCTGCACTTCGTCGACCACGTGCTCACGCAGCTCGAGACGGAGCACCGCATCGAGCACCGAATCGGCATCGAGGCCCAGATCGAGAATGGGCGCGGCGCCATGAACATCCGCGAGATCGCACAGGCCACGCCGCGCCTGGAGACCTTCATCTTCGGCCCCGGCGACTACGCGGCGAACATGGGCGTCGGGTCGCTGGTGATCGGGTCGATCGACCCGGACTACCCCGGCGACCAGTGGCACTTCATCCTGTCGCTGATCGTGACCGCCGCCCGCGCCTACGGCGTGCAGGCGATCGACGGCCCCTACACGGACATCAAGAACGTCGATGAGTACCGCCGGCTGTGCATGCGCGCGAAGATGGTCGGCTACGACGGCAAGTGGGTGCTGCACCCGGACCAGGTCGGTATCGCGAACGAGGTGTTCGCCCCCAGCCAGGAGGAGTTCGACCGCGCCCGGCGGCTGCTCGCGGCATACGAGCACGCGACCACCGTCGAGCGGCGCGGGGCCGTCATGCACGAGGGCCAGATGATCGACGAGGCGTCGCGGAAGATCGCCGAGGCCGTCGTGGCGCGGGGCGTCGCGGCCGGCATGACCGCCGAGGGGGTGCCGGCATGA
- a CDS encoding acyltransferase codes for MSWTAGDAPGLTLAPDASVGAEVTFGANVTVHPGTVIGDGCAVGDNAVLGKQPTLSSRSTARREPPPPLLLGPACAVAAGTVLAAGSTFGEGCVVGDLASVRERCTIGEHVVIGRGVCVENDCTIGAYTKIQTDAYITAHSELEEHVFIAPCVVTTNDNYMGRTEKRHALIRGAVIRRGARVGGGAVLLPGIEIGEEAFVGAGAVVTRNVAPRTLVIGNPARVLRPVPDEELL; via the coding sequence ATGAGCTGGACGGCCGGCGATGCGCCCGGGCTGACGCTGGCGCCGGACGCAAGCGTCGGCGCAGAGGTCACCTTCGGCGCGAACGTCACCGTGCATCCCGGGACGGTGATCGGCGACGGCTGCGCCGTCGGCGACAACGCGGTGCTCGGCAAGCAGCCGACGCTGTCCTCGCGATCGACCGCCCGGCGGGAGCCGCCGCCGCCGCTGCTGCTCGGCCCAGCGTGCGCCGTCGCTGCCGGAACGGTGCTGGCCGCCGGCTCCACGTTCGGCGAGGGCTGCGTGGTGGGCGACCTTGCGTCGGTCCGCGAGCGGTGCACCATCGGCGAGCACGTGGTGATCGGCCGCGGGGTCTGCGTGGAGAACGACTGCACCATCGGCGCGTACACGAAGATCCAGACCGACGCCTACATCACGGCCCACAGCGAGCTCGAGGAGCACGTCTTCATCGCGCCCTGCGTCGTCACCACGAACGACAACTACATGGGCCGAACCGAAAAGCGCCACGCGCTGATCAGGGGCGCGGTCATCCGGCGCGGCGCGCGTGTCGGCGGCGGCGCGGTGCTGCTGCCCGGAATCGAGATCGGCGAGGAGGCGTTCGTCGGCGCAGGAGCGGTCGTGACCAGGAACGTGGCGCCGCGCACGCTGGTGATCGGGAACCCCGCCCGGGTGCTCCGGCCGGTGCCTGACGAGGAGCTGCTCTAG
- a CDS encoding acyl-CoA dehydrogenase family protein, with translation MSAALEGLDEEQREVVALVRQFTDEQIIPVASRLEHDDEFPDEIVAGLKELGLFGFTIPEEYGGLGLDLTTYALSVSELARGWMSVSGIINTHFIVANMIMRDGTDEQKQRFLPRMATGEVRCAFSMTEPECGSDVQAIRTRAVRDGDDYVVSGQKMWVTNGLRSGLVALLVKTDPDATPAHRGMSCLLVEKTPGEQREGGLTIPPQLEKLGYKGVETTELVFQDHRVPAANLLGEAEGQGFQQMMSGVEVGRVNVAARGVGVAQRAFELAIRYAQEREAFGKPIAKHQGIQFKLAEMATKIEAARLLMLSAARKKDAGERSDVEAGMAKLYASEICHEVVEDSFRIHGGYGYSKEYEIERLYRDAPMLLIGEGTSEIQKLIVARGLLARHPL, from the coding sequence ATGAGCGCAGCGCTGGAGGGGCTGGACGAGGAGCAGCGGGAGGTCGTCGCGCTCGTCCGCCAGTTCACCGACGAGCAGATCATCCCGGTTGCGTCGCGCCTCGAGCACGACGACGAGTTCCCCGACGAGATCGTCGCGGGCCTCAAGGAGCTGGGGCTGTTCGGGTTCACGATCCCGGAGGAATACGGCGGGCTGGGCCTCGATCTGACGACGTACGCGCTGTCGGTCAGCGAGCTGGCGCGTGGATGGATGAGCGTCTCCGGCATCATCAACACGCACTTCATCGTTGCGAACATGATCATGCGCGACGGCACGGACGAGCAGAAGCAGCGGTTCCTGCCGCGGATGGCGACCGGCGAGGTCCGGTGCGCCTTCTCGATGACCGAGCCGGAGTGCGGGTCGGACGTGCAGGCGATCCGCACGCGTGCCGTGCGCGACGGCGACGACTACGTCGTCAGCGGCCAGAAGATGTGGGTGACGAACGGTCTGCGGTCGGGCCTCGTTGCGCTGCTGGTCAAGACCGACCCGGACGCGACCCCGGCGCACCGCGGGATGAGCTGCCTGCTGGTCGAAAAGACGCCGGGCGAGCAGCGCGAGGGCGGGCTCACCATCCCGCCGCAGCTCGAGAAGCTGGGTTACAAGGGCGTGGAGACGACGGAGCTGGTGTTCCAGGATCACCGCGTGCCGGCCGCGAACCTGCTCGGCGAGGCGGAGGGTCAGGGGTTCCAGCAGATGATGTCGGGAGTCGAGGTGGGGCGCGTCAACGTCGCCGCCCGCGGCGTCGGCGTCGCGCAGCGGGCGTTCGAGCTCGCGATCCGCTACGCCCAGGAGCGGGAGGCGTTCGGAAAGCCGATCGCAAAGCACCAGGGCATCCAGTTCAAGCTGGCCGAGATGGCGACCAAGATCGAGGCGGCTCGGCTGCTGATGCTGTCCGCGGCACGGAAGAAGGACGCGGGCGAGCGCTCGGACGTCGAGGCCGGCATGGCGAAGCTCTACGCATCGGAGATCTGCCACGAGGTGGTCGAGGACAGCTTCCGCATCCACGGCGGCTACGGCTACTCGAAGGAGTACGAGATCGAGCGGCTCTACCGCGACGCGCCGATGCTCCTGATCGGCGAGGGGACGAGCGAGATCCAGAAGCTGATCGTGGCGCGCGGCCTGCTGGCGAGGCATCCGCTGTGA
- a CDS encoding MaoC family dehydratase: protein MSGREIDARETRFGRYLEDFEVGDVYKHWPGKTITEADDHLFCLITMNHHPLHIDAHYAETETQFGRNVVVGNLVYSLVLGMSVPDVSGKAIANLEIESLRHAKPTFHGDTIYAQTTVLDKAESKSKPDRGVVTVETIGTNQRGEVVCEFRRKVLVPRRPA, encoded by the coding sequence GTGAGCGGCCGCGAGATCGACGCCCGCGAGACCCGGTTTGGCCGATACCTCGAGGACTTCGAGGTCGGCGACGTCTACAAGCACTGGCCGGGCAAGACCATCACCGAGGCCGACGACCACCTGTTCTGCCTGATCACGATGAACCACCACCCGCTGCACATCGATGCCCACTACGCCGAGACCGAGACCCAGTTCGGCCGCAACGTGGTGGTCGGGAACCTCGTCTACTCCCTGGTGCTGGGCATGAGCGTGCCGGATGTGTCGGGGAAGGCGATCGCAAACCTCGAGATCGAGTCGCTCAGGCACGCGAAGCCCACGTTCCACGGCGACACCATCTATGCCCAGACGACAGTGCTCGACAAGGCCGAGTCGAAGAGCAAGCCCGACCGCGGCGTTGTCACAGTGGAAACGATCGGGACGAACCAGCGCGGTGAGGTGGTCTGCGAGTTCCGGCGCAAGGTGCTCGTGCCCCGCCGGCCCGCCTGA
- a CDS encoding cytochrome c biogenesis protein CcdA, with product MSATDLSVAFAAGLVSFVSPCVWPLIPGYLSFVSGVPGAELSGHRRRVTVAAVAFVVGFTAVFTLAGAGSGVLGSQFLDHRRALELVGGALVAAMGALMLAPAATLIRSSWKVPAPARPHGPIGAAAAGAAFGVGWTPCIGAQLAAILTIAGSRGRADDGALLLAVYGLGLGVPFVAAGVWLPAVLSATRRLRDHWGIVTRVSGVVLVIAGLLLATGRLTDLTARLAG from the coding sequence ATGTCCGCGACCGATCTCTCCGTCGCCTTTGCGGCCGGCCTGGTCTCATTCGTCTCGCCCTGCGTCTGGCCGCTGATCCCGGGCTACCTGTCGTTCGTCAGCGGCGTCCCCGGCGCAGAGCTGTCCGGGCATCGCCGCCGGGTCACGGTCGCGGCCGTCGCGTTCGTCGTGGGGTTCACCGCGGTCTTCACGCTCGCCGGCGCCGGCTCGGGCGTGCTGGGCTCGCAGTTCCTAGATCACCGTCGCGCGCTCGAGCTGGTCGGCGGGGCGCTCGTGGCGGCAATGGGCGCGCTCATGCTGGCGCCGGCCGCGACGCTGATCCGCAGCAGCTGGAAGGTGCCCGCGCCGGCACGACCGCACGGGCCGATCGGCGCAGCGGCGGCGGGGGCGGCGTTCGGGGTCGGCTGGACGCCGTGCATCGGGGCGCAGCTCGCGGCGATCCTCACCATTGCGGGCAGCCGCGGGCGGGCGGACGACGGCGCGCTGCTGCTCGCCGTCTACGGCCTCGGCCTCGGCGTGCCGTTCGTCGCCGCGGGCGTCTGGCTGCCGGCGGTGCTCTCGGCGACGCGGCGGCTGCGCGACCACTGGGGGATCGTCACCCGCGTGTCGGGCGTCGTGCTGGTGATCGCCGGGCTGCTGCTCGCGACCGGGCGGCTGACGGACCTGACCGCCCGGCTGGCCGGATGA
- the lepB gene encoding signal peptidase I — protein MNPIAMLPAPLRAAVEIVLTLAIAAGIAYLAQAYVVKPYRVPTGSMIPTLKPGDRVIADRISLDFSDPSRGEIVVFHPPVCSGANNVSGACTTPNLSLRTGASTVTFIKRVIGLPGETIWAKNNHVWVQDRGGQPVRLNEPYLHGGVTPRFPKTVIPSRCYFMMGDNRQSSDDSRTWGCEPRGDILGVARVRYWPLGRLGLL, from the coding sequence ATGAACCCGATCGCCATGCTCCCCGCTCCGCTCCGCGCCGCCGTCGAGATCGTGCTCACGCTCGCCATCGCGGCGGGCATCGCCTACCTGGCGCAGGCGTACGTCGTCAAGCCCTACCGCGTCCCCACCGGCAGCATGATCCCGACGCTGAAGCCCGGCGACCGCGTGATCGCCGACCGCATCAGCCTCGACTTCAGCGACCCCAGCCGCGGCGAGATCGTGGTCTTCCACCCCCCGGTCTGCTCGGGGGCGAACAACGTCAGCGGCGCCTGCACGACCCCGAACCTGTCGCTGCGAACGGGGGCGTCGACGGTCACGTTCATCAAGCGCGTGATCGGGCTCCCGGGCGAGACGATCTGGGCCAAGAACAACCACGTGTGGGTGCAGGACCGCGGCGGCCAGCCGGTGCGTCTCAACGAGCCGTACCTCCACGGAGGCGTGACGCCACGGTTCCCGAAGACGGTGATTCCCTCCCGCTGCTACTTCATGATGGGCGACAACCGGCAGTCGTCCGACGACTCGCGCACCTGGGGCTGCGAGCCGCGCGGGGACATCCTGGGCGTCGCCCGCGTGCGATACTGGCCGCTCGGCCGGCTCGGACTGCTCTGA
- a CDS encoding AIM24 family protein, whose amino-acid sequence MSEPVAVHADPVKSDYRGGQYAVEGTLVPQVVFHLNGSEAVFFEHHTLLWKDAETEITLKKLPGGLKRKIAGLDFFMTRAHGPGRIAFSHDSPGKVVTMPVQPGHELHVREHMFLAATDNLEYTFERVKGVRNMLFGGSGLFVDKFTSSGGEALVWLHGSGDLFEIVLGAGEQLDVEAGAWLYKDSTVRMEAITMGLKTGLMGGGGKLTWNRFTGPGRLCLQTMFLMPIAAAEGAGGNIVQGAEVGGGLAAGAKIMGGLLRG is encoded by the coding sequence ATGTCCGAGCCCGTCGCCGTTCACGCAGACCCCGTCAAGTCGGACTACCGGGGCGGCCAGTACGCCGTCGAGGGCACCCTCGTGCCGCAGGTCGTCTTCCACCTGAACGGCTCGGAGGCCGTGTTCTTCGAGCACCACACGCTGCTCTGGAAGGACGCCGAGACCGAGATCACCCTGAAGAAGCTGCCGGGCGGGCTCAAGCGCAAGATCGCCGGCCTCGACTTCTTCATGACGCGCGCCCACGGACCGGGGCGGATCGCCTTCTCTCACGACTCGCCGGGCAAGGTCGTGACCATGCCCGTCCAGCCGGGGCACGAGCTGCACGTGCGCGAGCACATGTTCCTGGCCGCGACGGACAACCTCGAGTACACGTTCGAGCGGGTGAAGGGTGTGCGCAACATGCTGTTCGGCGGCAGCGGCCTGTTCGTCGACAAGTTCACGAGCAGCGGCGGCGAGGCACTCGTCTGGCTCCACGGATCCGGCGACCTGTTCGAGATCGTGCTTGGCGCTGGAGAGCAGCTCGACGTCGAGGCGGGAGCCTGGCTCTACAAGGATTCGACGGTGCGCATGGAGGCGATCACGATGGGCCTCAAGACCGGCCTGATGGGGGGCGGCGGCAAGCTGACCTGGAACCGTTTCACAGGCCCGGGCCGGCTCTGCCTCCAGACCATGTTCCTGATGCCGATCGCAGCGGCGGAGGGCGCCGGCGGCAACATCGTGCAGGGCGCCGAGGTGGGCGGCGGGCTGGCTGCGGGCGCCAAGATCATGGGCGGCCTTCTGCGCGGCTGA
- a CDS encoding Gfo/Idh/MocA family oxidoreductase yields MSAPLRVGVVGLGYWGPNLARNFSQLPEAELAWCCDADEARRDRAAGQFPEARMTARFEELLEDSSLDAVAVATPVPTHHPLAKAAIGAGKHVFVEKPLAWTAAEARELAALAGESGRTLMVGHLLRFHPAVVKLRELIDSGELGDVLYVYGNRQNLGVIREDENALWSLGVHDISVVLYLLGGRPVEVSARGESYVRPGVEDVVFGYVKLATGQVGHLHLSWLDPHKMRKMTVVGSKRMAVFDDMEPERKVTVYDKGPVEIAPGKISTHTGDITIPAISREEPLRIECRAFVEAARSGDPSHPANAAEGVAVVEVLEAMQQSLERGGSTVALAEAHA; encoded by the coding sequence GTGAGCGCCCCCCTGCGCGTCGGGGTCGTCGGACTCGGCTACTGGGGGCCAAATCTGGCACGCAACTTCTCGCAGCTGCCGGAGGCCGAGCTGGCCTGGTGCTGCGACGCCGATGAGGCCCGCCGCGACCGTGCGGCCGGCCAGTTTCCGGAAGCCCGTATGACCGCCCGCTTCGAGGAGCTGCTCGAGGACTCGTCGCTCGACGCCGTTGCGGTCGCGACGCCCGTGCCGACGCACCACCCGCTGGCGAAGGCGGCGATCGGCGCCGGCAAGCACGTGTTCGTCGAGAAGCCGCTCGCATGGACGGCGGCGGAGGCCCGCGAGCTCGCGGCGCTGGCCGGCGAGAGCGGGCGGACGCTGATGGTCGGCCACCTGCTCCGCTTCCACCCCGCCGTCGTCAAGCTGCGGGAGCTGATCGACTCCGGCGAGCTCGGCGACGTGCTGTACGTGTACGGCAACCGGCAGAACCTGGGCGTCATCCGCGAGGACGAGAACGCGCTCTGGAGCCTCGGGGTGCACGACATCTCGGTGGTGCTCTACCTGCTCGGAGGCCGGCCGGTCGAGGTGTCGGCACGCGGGGAGTCCTACGTGCGGCCGGGAGTCGAGGACGTGGTCTTCGGGTACGTGAAGCTGGCGACCGGCCAGGTCGGCCACCTCCACCTGTCCTGGCTCGACCCGCACAAGATGCGGAAGATGACGGTCGTCGGCTCCAAGCGGATGGCCGTGTTCGACGACATGGAGCCCGAGCGGAAGGTCACCGTCTACGACAAGGGGCCGGTGGAGATTGCGCCGGGCAAGATCTCCACCCACACGGGCGACATCACCATCCCCGCGATCTCGCGCGAGGAGCCGCTGCGGATCGAGTGCCGCGCGTTCGTTGAGGCGGCGCGCTCGGGAGACCCGTCGCATCCGGCGAACGCCGCGGAGGGCGTCGCCGTCGTCGAGGTGCTTGAGGCGATGCAGCAGTCGCTGGAGCGCGGCGGCTCGACGGTTGCGCTCGCGGAGGCGCACGCATGA
- a CDS encoding SpoIID/LytB domain-containing protein: MIRRLSLALAVCLVLGAAAGPAGAATRFTLTGHGWGHGIGMSQYGALGYAQHGWDHERILLHYYTGTTIGLLPTGTKERVLLVDGRSSIHLGLPSPATGRDEAGGSKTLSSGLYRVDRGTTPGKLRLYSHDAGAYVWKGIVGSLHITPGSGQLQLRDRALNGYTDDHWWGDFRILPSGGALDLVDIVPMERYLRGVVPCEVPASWLPEAVQTQAVAARSYAAATAGGGEFDAYPDTRSQMYCPVEQQAAASDAAVAATKRQVVKYGGSVATTFFSSSSGGQTSSLSASWGSPDQPYLVPVRDRYDGANGLNPNHSWAPVGYRPSSLASALGLSGSVGSVDQTIDGPSHRVLSVVVHHGGGDSTLTASDVFSRLHLRSTYFRILQVSLHAPGDADAGRQFQLRGRLWPRPSAFTLEVRKGSDATWTRVTAGVSLDSDGTFTLARSPMEDAGYRLSRSGAFAVSVHVHVHPVLTLARRHGFHGTMLPKLQGATVTLQRDTPGGWVDADSATVAGDGSYHFSTPVTSGSWRVHFARDADHSAGTSTTLVV, encoded by the coding sequence ATGATTCGCCGTCTTTCACTGGCGCTGGCCGTCTGCCTCGTGCTGGGAGCGGCCGCCGGTCCGGCCGGGGCGGCGACGCGGTTCACGCTGACCGGCCACGGATGGGGCCACGGCATCGGCATGTCGCAGTACGGGGCGCTCGGCTACGCGCAGCACGGCTGGGATCACGAGCGCATCCTCCTGCACTACTACACGGGCACGACCATCGGTCTGCTGCCCACGGGCACGAAGGAGCGCGTGCTGCTGGTCGACGGCCGCAGCTCGATCCACCTGGGACTGCCATCGCCCGCCACCGGCCGTGACGAAGCCGGGGGCAGCAAGACGCTGTCGTCCGGCCTCTACCGCGTCGACCGCGGCACGACGCCGGGCAAGCTCCGCCTCTACAGCCACGATGCCGGCGCGTATGTCTGGAAGGGAATCGTGGGCTCGCTGCACATCACGCCCGGAAGCGGCCAGCTTCAGCTCCGCGATCGTGCGCTGAACGGCTACACCGACGACCACTGGTGGGGCGATTTCCGCATCCTGCCTTCCGGCGGAGCGCTCGACCTGGTCGACATCGTGCCGATGGAGCGGTACCTGCGAGGCGTCGTCCCCTGTGAGGTGCCCGCGAGCTGGCTGCCCGAGGCCGTGCAGACCCAGGCGGTCGCGGCCCGCTCCTACGCCGCGGCGACGGCCGGCGGCGGCGAGTTCGACGCCTACCCGGATACGCGCAGCCAGATGTACTGCCCGGTCGAGCAGCAGGCCGCGGCCTCGGACGCGGCGGTCGCGGCAACCAAGCGCCAGGTCGTCAAGTACGGGGGAAGCGTTGCGACGACGTTCTTCTCGTCCAGCTCCGGCGGGCAGACCTCATCCCTGTCGGCGTCCTGGGGAAGCCCCGACCAGCCGTACCTGGTGCCGGTGCGTGACCGGTACGACGGTGCCAACGGCCTCAACCCGAACCACTCGTGGGCGCCGGTGGGGTACCGGCCGTCGAGTCTCGCGTCCGCGCTGGGACTGTCGGGCTCGGTCGGCTCGGTCGACCAGACCATCGACGGGCCGTCGCATCGGGTGCTCTCGGTCGTCGTGCACCATGGCGGCGGAGATTCGACGCTGACGGCGAGCGACGTCTTTTCGCGGCTGCACCTGCGGTCCACCTACTTCCGCATCCTTCAGGTCTCGCTGCACGCGCCCGGCGACGCGGATGCCGGCCGGCAGTTCCAGCTGCGCGGGCGGCTCTGGCCCCGGCCCTCCGCGTTCACACTCGAGGTGCGTAAGGGGTCGGACGCGACCTGGACGCGGGTGACTGCCGGAGTCAGCCTCGACAGTGACGGCACGTTCACGCTGGCGCGCAGCCCGATGGAGGACGCCGGCTATCGCCTCAGCCGGAGCGGCGCGTTCGCGGTGTCGGTGCATGTTCACGTCCACCCGGTGCTCACGCTCGCACGCCGCCATGGCTTCCACGGCACGATGCTCCCGAAGCTGCAGGGCGCGACCGTGACGCTGCAGCGCGACACGCCCGGCGGGTGGGTCGATGCCGACTCGGCCACCGTCGCCGGTGACGGCAGCTACCACTTCTCCACGCCGGTCACCTCGGGCAGCTGGCGTGTGCACTTCGCGCGCGACGCCGACCACAGCGCCGGGACGTCGACGACCCTGGTCGTCTAG
- the wecB gene encoding UDP-N-acetylglucosamine 2-epimerase (non-hydrolyzing): MKVVSVVGNRPQFIKAAPLARALAERCDHVLVHTGQHYDEELSSVFFDELGIDPPDHRIETGSGSHAQQTGSMLVALEPVLSSERPDMVLVYGDTNSTLAGALVASKAGYPVGHVESGLRSFDRRMPEEVNRVVTDVISDLRFCPSQTAVDNLAAEGMTKGVHLVGDVMVDVAEQFGPVAATRSGALERLGVERGRYALITIHRQSNTEPTALGSLVEVLESIEEPLVFPLHPRTEAALSRRGLLERAERAAVITPPLGYLDFTALLASSRVCLTDSGGVQKEAYLHSVPCLTLRDTSEWVETIQLGWNRLVEMTPAAVADALAGLTVPAEHPPLYGDGHASGRIAELVAAWAP; the protein is encoded by the coding sequence ATGAAGGTCGTCTCGGTCGTCGGCAACCGCCCGCAGTTCATCAAGGCGGCTCCGCTCGCGCGCGCGCTGGCGGAGCGCTGCGACCACGTGCTGGTGCACACCGGCCAGCACTACGACGAGGAGCTGTCCAGCGTCTTCTTCGACGAGCTCGGGATCGACCCGCCCGACCACCGGATCGAGACGGGCTCCGGCAGTCATGCGCAGCAGACGGGATCGATGCTGGTCGCGCTCGAGCCGGTGCTGAGCTCCGAGCGGCCGGACATGGTGCTGGTCTACGGGGACACGAACTCGACCCTCGCCGGTGCCCTCGTGGCGTCGAAGGCGGGGTACCCGGTGGGACACGTCGAGTCGGGGCTGCGGTCGTTCGACCGCCGGATGCCGGAGGAGGTCAACCGCGTCGTCACAGACGTCATCTCGGACCTCCGTTTCTGCCCCAGCCAGACGGCCGTCGACAACCTCGCAGCGGAGGGGATGACGAAGGGCGTTCACCTGGTGGGCGACGTCATGGTCGACGTGGCGGAGCAGTTCGGCCCGGTCGCGGCGACGCGCTCCGGCGCGCTCGAGCGGCTCGGCGTCGAACGCGGCCGCTACGCGCTGATCACGATCCACCGGCAGTCGAACACCGAGCCGACGGCGCTGGGCAGCCTGGTGGAGGTGCTGGAGTCGATCGAGGAGCCGCTGGTGTTCCCGCTCCACCCGAGGACCGAGGCTGCGCTCTCGCGGCGCGGGCTCCTGGAGCGCGCGGAGCGCGCCGCCGTGATAACGCCCCCGCTCGGCTATCTCGACTTCACCGCGCTGCTGGCCTCATCCCGCGTCTGCCTCACCGACTCCGGCGGCGTGCAGAAGGAGGCCTACCTGCACTCCGTCCCGTGCCTCACGCTGCGCGACACGAGCGAGTGGGTCGAGACGATCCAGCTCGGGTGGAACCGGCTCGTCGAGATGACGCCCGCCGCCGTCGCCGACGCGCTGGCGGGGCTCACCGTGCCGGCCGAGCACCCACCGCTCTACGGGGACGGCCACGCATCGGGGCGGATCGCCGAGCTCGTTGCCGCCTGGGCTCCGTGA
- a CDS encoding nucleotide sugar dehydrogenase: MASDIAIIGAGYVGLPLAVAFGQAGARVHCVDTDASKVEAIRSGESYIPDVAAGELGPLVADGRLTAGTDMAAVADVESILICVPTPLSENREPDVSIIAAAAAAIAPHLQRDQLVVLESTTYPGTTRELLAPLLEQSGLTAGTDFHLAMSPERIDPGRTDHTVRTTPKVVGGLTPACAKRARELYEVCVDTIVPVSSPDAAELVKLLENIFRSVNIALVNELAMLCDRLALDVWEVIDAAATKPYGFMRFTPGPGLGGHCIPIDPFYLSWRARQFDFQTEFIELAGKVNTTMPYFCAERVSHALNAARKPVNGSKVLVLGVSYKPDVGDVRESPALKLIELLGELGAEISYHDAHVPDLRDEGLDLRSVDLGNGVIEEADIVCVVTAHSGIDYERLAERAQLVFDFRNAVPRIDGKVHTL, encoded by the coding sequence ATGGCCTCGGACATCGCGATCATTGGCGCTGGCTACGTGGGGCTGCCGCTCGCCGTTGCATTCGGGCAGGCGGGCGCGCGCGTGCACTGCGTGGACACGGACGCGTCGAAGGTCGAGGCGATCCGCTCCGGCGAGAGCTACATCCCGGACGTGGCCGCGGGCGAGCTCGGGCCGCTCGTCGCCGACGGCCGCCTGACCGCGGGCACCGACATGGCCGCGGTCGCAGACGTGGAATCGATCCTGATCTGCGTGCCGACGCCGCTGTCTGAGAACCGCGAACCGGACGTGTCGATCATCGCCGCGGCCGCGGCCGCGATCGCGCCGCATCTGCAGCGCGACCAGCTGGTCGTGCTGGAATCGACGACGTATCCCGGCACGACGCGCGAGCTGCTCGCGCCGCTGCTGGAGCAGAGCGGGCTCACCGCCGGGACCGACTTCCACCTCGCAATGTCGCCCGAGCGCATCGATCCCGGCAGGACCGACCACACCGTGCGGACGACGCCCAAGGTCGTCGGCGGGCTGACGCCGGCATGCGCGAAGCGCGCCCGGGAGCTCTACGAGGTGTGCGTCGACACGATCGTGCCGGTCTCCTCACCGGACGCCGCCGAGCTGGTGAAGCTGCTCGAGAACATCTTCCGCAGCGTCAACATCGCGCTCGTCAACGAGCTCGCGATGCTGTGCGACCGCCTCGCGCTGGACGTCTGGGAGGTGATCGACGCGGCCGCGACCAAGCCCTACGGATTCATGCGATTCACGCCGGGGCCGGGCTTGGGCGGCCACTGCATCCCGATCGACCCGTTCTACCTCTCCTGGCGAGCGCGGCAGTTCGACTTCCAGACCGAGTTCATCGAGCTGGCCGGCAAGGTGAACACGACGATGCCCTACTTCTGCGCCGAGCGCGTGTCCCACGCGCTGAACGCCGCCCGCAAGCCGGTCAACGGCAGCAAGGTGCTCGTGCTCGGCGTCTCGTACAAGCCCGACGTGGGTGACGTGCGCGAGTCGCCGGCGCTGAAGCTGATCGAGCTGCTCGGCGAGCTCGGCGCCGAGATCAGCTACCACGACGCGCACGTCCCCGACCTGCGCGACGAGGGGCTCGACCTGCGCAGCGTCGATCTGGGCAACGGTGTGATCGAGGAGGCGGACATCGTCTGCGTCGTCACCGCCCATTCGGGCATCGACTACGAGCGGCTGGCCGAGCGGGCGCAGCTGGTGTTCGACTTCCGCAACGCCGTGCCGCGGATCGACGGGAAGGTGCACACGCTGTGA